In Nitrosophilus alvini, the following are encoded in one genomic region:
- a CDS encoding methyl-accepting chemotaxis protein produces MFKTIKSKLVFTLILLLLLLAFLLYAFVSYTYDKLSDTASKKSAIMLTESIFQSVRQSMNSGDREVINETLENAKKIKGIKDLNIIRSKELIKFFGENRTAKNGSRDAVKKVFDTKKSLDFIEEKNGGTRYVFLKPLIADKSCIICHATSKPGDVLGVMDLEISMDDVARLVESSRTDILAGIAVGTLFTALFFYVFFSREIFKPLDNLTLKAKDLAQGDGDLTKTINIKREDEIGLASKYVNEFISKVKNVVIRAKENSYDTSKFADELKEVAHQLLTDISKELEEISSVDNAAKEAGNQLEDAKRVAKKTVEDLKLTERVLVEFVENLKEVIDVIFEEGNRQNEIIRKMNSLKDHALQIEDIVKIITDIAAQTNLLALNAAIEAARAGEHGKGFSVVAEEVRNLAVKTQQSLKNINETISVMVENVEDMSKTVEKTSKNILDVTKSASSLIESADETRERLNTGVEISEKVFEKYEIIEKSSKELIVAMDETLHLSKENEKRAKKVDHIALLLAQKSKTLSEILQGFKT; encoded by the coding sequence ATGTTCAAAACTATCAAATCAAAACTTGTTTTTACTCTTATTCTTCTGTTGCTGCTTTTAGCTTTTTTATTGTACGCGTTTGTCTCTTATACTTATGACAAACTGTCTGATACCGCATCCAAAAAGAGTGCAATTATGTTGACGGAGTCTATTTTCCAGTCCGTGAGGCAGAGTATGAACAGCGGTGACAGAGAGGTTATCAATGAAACTTTGGAAAACGCCAAAAAAATCAAAGGGATTAAAGATCTGAACATTATCAGATCCAAAGAACTTATAAAATTTTTCGGCGAAAACAGAACGGCAAAAAACGGAAGCCGGGATGCTGTTAAAAAGGTTTTTGATACAAAGAAAAGTCTTGATTTCATAGAAGAAAAAAATGGCGGAACAAGATATGTTTTCTTAAAACCTTTGATAGCCGATAAAAGCTGTATAATATGTCATGCAACATCAAAGCCCGGAGACGTGCTGGGTGTTATGGACCTAGAGATATCGATGGACGATGTTGCCCGCCTTGTAGAGAGTTCGAGGACGGATATATTAGCCGGTATTGCAGTTGGAACCCTGTTTACGGCACTCTTTTTTTATGTTTTCTTTTCACGTGAAATCTTCAAGCCTCTTGACAATCTGACTCTAAAAGCAAAAGACCTTGCCCAGGGTGACGGCGATCTGACTAAAACAATAAATATAAAAAGAGAAGACGAGATAGGGCTTGCATCAAAATATGTAAATGAATTTATATCAAAAGTCAAAAATGTGGTCATAAGAGCGAAAGAGAATTCATACGATACAAGTAAATTTGCAGATGAGCTAAAAGAGGTAGCGCATCAGCTGCTTACAGATATATCCAAAGAGCTTGAAGAGATATCTTCGGTTGACAATGCCGCAAAAGAGGCAGGAAATCAGCTTGAAGATGCCAAAAGAGTTGCCAAAAAAACAGTTGAGGATTTGAAGCTTACAGAAAGAGTGCTTGTTGAATTTGTAGAGAATCTAAAAGAGGTAATAGATGTTATTTTTGAAGAGGGCAACAGGCAAAATGAGATAATCCGAAAGATGAACAGTCTTAAAGACCATGCGTTGCAGATAGAAGATATAGTCAAAATAATAACGGATATTGCAGCCCAGACAAATCTTCTTGCATTGAATGCAGCCATAGAAGCGGCAAGGGCTGGCGAGCATGGGAAAGGGTTTTCCGTTGTAGCGGAAGAGGTAAGAAACCTGGCGGTCAAAACACAGCAGAGCCTAAAAAATATAAACGAGACAATTTCCGTTATGGTAGAGAATGTTGAAGATATGAGTAAAACAGTGGAAAAAACATCCAAAAATATACTCGATGTGACAAAAAGTGCCTCATCACTTATAGAGAGCGCGGATGAGACCAGAGAGAGACTCAATACCGGTGTTGAGATTTCCGAAAAAGTTTTTGAAAAATATGAGATTATAGAAAAGAGTAGCAAAGAGCTTATTGTGGCTATGGATGAGACCCTGCATCTGTCGAAAGAGAATGAAAAAAGAGCAAAGAAGGTTGATCATATAGCGCTGTTGCTTGCCCAAAAGTCTAAAACTCTAAGTGAAATACTTCAGGGCTTCAAAACATAG
- a CDS encoding NFACT RNA binding domain-containing protein, whose protein sequence is MKLWELKRIGEYLKKFRIITDICRVDDNVIKIEFDKNPILFDLKKSDAKIYKREDLLKIKRYNAPFDIALQKRFKKAKIIKVEVPDDKILKIVAESASSYKKEITVLQLEFTGRNTNAIVLTEDGTVIEALRHIDSSVSFREVKPGKKLLDIPKREFKEEPKEIEDIEKYLYEVYEKERQKRLSVLKTSKILQIYKQIEKLEKILKDLESSENLMKEADEYEKKANLILANIHKIKPYQTVAKIEDFDNKTVEIELPPEAKSVSQMADIFFSKAKRLRQKAKNIHIEKENLSSKILFLKRLANIVENAKNPEEIELLFPKKEKRKKEKKALNFEKFKIDEYTIYVGKNEKGNIELLKNAKASDIWLHLKDRPSTHVIIRSNRQNIPEEIIKTAARLCVDFSVDEKGGYLVDYTRRRNVKPKAGANVNYVNYKTVKIYKK, encoded by the coding sequence ATGAAGCTTTGGGAATTGAAGCGTATCGGGGAATATCTGAAAAAATTCAGGATTATTACCGATATATGCAGGGTTGATGACAATGTTATAAAGATAGAGTTTGACAAAAATCCTATTCTTTTTGATCTTAAAAAATCGGATGCAAAAATATACAAAAGAGAGGATCTGCTGAAGATAAAAAGATACAACGCTCCTTTTGATATAGCTTTGCAGAAAAGATTTAAAAAGGCGAAAATCATCAAAGTGGAAGTTCCGGATGATAAGATACTGAAAATCGTAGCCGAATCGGCATCTTCCTACAAAAAAGAGATAACGGTTTTACAGCTTGAATTTACCGGGAGAAACACAAATGCCATCGTTTTAACAGAGGATGGCACAGTTATAGAAGCTTTGCGTCACATTGACAGCAGCGTCTCTTTCAGAGAGGTCAAACCCGGCAAAAAGCTTCTTGATATTCCAAAGCGGGAGTTCAAAGAAGAACCAAAAGAGATAGAAGATATTGAAAAATATCTGTACGAAGTTTATGAAAAAGAGAGACAAAAAAGACTTTCTGTGCTGAAAACATCCAAAATTTTGCAGATATACAAACAGATAGAAAAACTTGAAAAGATTCTAAAAGATCTTGAAAGCAGTGAAAATCTGATGAAAGAGGCTGATGAATATGAGAAAAAAGCAAATCTCATACTTGCAAATATCCATAAAATAAAGCCCTACCAAACAGTTGCCAAAATAGAGGATTTTGACAACAAAACGGTTGAGATAGAACTCCCGCCGGAGGCAAAAAGCGTATCGCAGATGGCAGATATATTTTTTTCAAAAGCGAAAAGACTTAGACAAAAAGCCAAAAATATCCATATAGAAAAAGAGAATCTCTCTTCAAAAATTCTTTTTTTAAAAAGGCTTGCAAACATAGTGGAAAATGCCAAAAATCCTGAAGAGATCGAGCTGCTGTTTCCAAAAAAAGAGAAAAGAAAAAAAGAGAAAAAAGCACTCAATTTCGAGAAGTTTAAAATAGACGAATATACGATATATGTGGGTAAAAACGAAAAAGGAAATATAGAACTTCTAAAAAATGCAAAAGCATCCGATATCTGGCTTCATCTAAAAGATAGACCTTCCACTCATGTGATAATCCGTTCCAACAGACAAAATATTCCAGAAGAGATAATAAAAACGGCAGCCAGACTCTGTGTCGACTTCAGTGTGGATGAAAAAGGGGGATATCTTGTTGACTACACCAGGCGAAGAAATGTAAAGCCGAAAGCGGGCGCAAACGTAAACTATGTTAATTATAAAACAGTAAAAATCTATAAAAAATAA
- the leuC gene encoding 3-isopropylmalate dehydratase large subunit: MGQTITEKIFSDHVGREVKAGEIIQCELDMIIGNDITTPISIKAFRESGAKKLAKPDNFAIVMDHFIPAKDIASANQAKISRDFAYEHDLKHFFDEKDMGIEHALLPEKGLVVPGDVIIGADSHTCTHGALGAFATGMGSTDLAYGMITGSNWFRVPESIKVIFKGKPREFVYGKDLILELIRLIGVDGALYKALEFTGDTIEHLSMDDRFSLCNMAIEAGAKNGIIAVDEITKEFLKDKNLAREPKFHYSDEDAVYVRTVEIDVANLEPVIAYPHLPSNGKPLSQAVKDDLAVDQVFIGSCTNGRLSDLAIAAEIVKGKKVAKRTRMIVTPATQKIFKEAEKLGYIDTLIDAGAVVSNPTCGACLGGYMGILGDGERCIATTNRNFVGRMGARSSEIYLANSAVAAASAIAGKIADPREII, from the coding sequence ATGGGTCAGACGATAACCGAAAAAATATTCAGCGATCATGTAGGACGGGAGGTAAAAGCCGGCGAGATTATACAGTGCGAACTGGATATGATCATCGGAAACGACATAACCACACCGATATCTATAAAAGCTTTCAGGGAATCAGGTGCAAAAAAGCTGGCAAAACCCGATAACTTCGCCATAGTAATGGACCATTTCATACCTGCAAAAGATATAGCGAGTGCTAACCAGGCGAAAATCAGCCGCGACTTTGCATACGAACACGATCTTAAACACTTTTTTGACGAAAAGGATATGGGAATAGAGCATGCGCTGCTTCCCGAAAAGGGGCTCGTAGTTCCGGGCGATGTGATCATAGGTGCGGACAGCCACACCTGTACACACGGCGCTTTGGGAGCTTTCGCCACCGGTATGGGCTCAACCGACCTTGCATACGGAATGATAACAGGCTCAAACTGGTTCAGGGTCCCCGAATCTATAAAAGTGATATTCAAAGGAAAACCGCGCGAATTTGTCTACGGAAAAGATTTGATACTCGAGCTTATAAGGCTGATAGGTGTAGACGGAGCGCTTTACAAAGCGTTGGAATTTACAGGAGATACCATTGAACATCTGTCTATGGATGACAGATTCAGCCTTTGCAATATGGCGATTGAAGCCGGAGCTAAAAACGGTATTATTGCGGTAGACGAGATTACAAAAGAGTTTTTGAAAGATAAAAATCTCGCCCGTGAGCCGAAATTTCACTACAGCGACGAAGACGCCGTGTACGTAAGAACTGTGGAGATAGATGTGGCCAACCTGGAACCGGTCATCGCATATCCGCATCTCCCCAGCAACGGAAAACCTCTCAGTCAGGCCGTAAAAGACGACCTTGCCGTTGACCAGGTTTTCATAGGGAGTTGCACAAACGGAAGGCTTAGCGACCTTGCCATTGCAGCTGAGATAGTAAAAGGGAAAAAAGTGGCAAAACGAACAAGAATGATAGTAACGCCGGCTACGCAAAAAATCTTCAAAGAAGCCGAAAAACTTGGATATATCGATACTCTTATAGATGCGGGGGCAGTTGTCTCAAATCCTACATGCGGAGCGTGCCTCGGCGGGTATATGGGAATTTTGGGCGACGGCGAGAGATGTATAGCTACGACAAACAGAAACTTTGTAGGCAGGATGGGAGCAAGATCCAGCGAAATATATCTTGCAAACTCCGCTGTTGCAGCGGCAAGTGCGATAGCCGGTAAAATAGCAGACCCGAGAGAAATCATTTAA
- the sfsA gene encoding DNA/RNA nuclease SfsA: MILFDLKTLGELKKGFFIKRQNRFLATAKVDEEIKKIHIADTGRLEEILTPKRELLLLKNAESLKTDYTLVAAKMEEGWVLINTKLHPAIAHIAIKNGVLGFKPEIIKKEVRFLNSRFDYKADNAYVELKGCSLVQNGFCLFPNAPTSRGTKHIKELIEAKKRGYEAYILIMALRRCKCFKPHPERDGEFKKTFYTALNEGVKFKGFFIKIDEELRVVYDGELNLCQS; this comes from the coding sequence GTGATACTTTTTGACTTGAAAACTCTCGGAGAGCTGAAAAAAGGTTTTTTTATAAAAAGGCAAAACCGCTTTCTGGCTACTGCGAAAGTGGATGAGGAGATAAAAAAAATCCATATCGCAGACACCGGAAGACTTGAAGAGATACTAACACCCAAAAGAGAGCTTCTGCTTCTGAAAAACGCAGAGTCTTTAAAGACAGACTACACTCTTGTTGCGGCAAAAATGGAAGAGGGATGGGTTTTGATAAACACAAAACTTCATCCCGCAATCGCCCATATTGCCATTAAAAACGGAGTTTTGGGCTTCAAGCCTGAAATTATCAAAAAAGAGGTCAGATTTTTAAACAGCAGATTCGATTACAAAGCTGACAACGCCTATGTGGAACTTAAAGGGTGTTCCCTGGTACAAAACGGTTTTTGCCTCTTTCCAAACGCTCCCACCAGCAGAGGCACAAAACATATAAAAGAGCTGATAGAAGCCAAAAAGAGAGGCTACGAGGCATATATTCTTATCATGGCACTCAGACGTTGCAAATGCTTCAAACCCCATCCCGAAAGAGACGGCGAGTTCAAAAAAACATTTTACACAGCACTTAATGAGGGTGTAAAGTTCAAAGGTTTTTTTATAAAAATAGATGAAGAATTGAGAGTTGTATATGATGGAGAGTTGAATCTATGTCAAAGTTAG
- the mobA gene encoding molybdenum cofactor guanylyltransferase MobA, with protein MSKLDIPCIIFAGGKSSRMGKDKSLLPFAGFSTLSEYQYRRLSKIFNNVYISAKENKFNFAAPLIKDRDSARFAPTFGILSSFESLNSEFFAISVDTPFVDKEVIKKLIEKAKLHPKKDAVIARTKSGTHPLIGIYRPSIAPKIKELAQKKNFKLNYLLKISNTLFVDFEDEEKFLNLNRPEDYNRAIHLLNRDT; from the coding sequence ATGTCAAAGTTAGATATCCCCTGCATTATCTTCGCCGGTGGGAAAAGCAGCCGGATGGGAAAAGACAAATCACTTCTGCCATTCGCAGGATTTTCGACGCTGTCAGAGTATCAGTACAGAAGGCTTTCCAAAATTTTCAATAATGTCTACATCAGTGCAAAAGAGAACAAATTCAACTTTGCCGCACCTCTCATAAAAGATAGAGACTCTGCCCGGTTTGCTCCCACATTCGGTATCCTAAGCAGCTTTGAATCTCTGAACTCAGAATTTTTCGCGATAAGCGTCGATACCCCTTTTGTAGACAAAGAGGTGATAAAAAAACTGATTGAAAAAGCAAAACTTCACCCTAAAAAAGATGCTGTTATAGCAAGAACAAAAAGTGGCACACATCCGCTGATAGGAATATACAGACCAAGCATTGCCCCTAAAATAAAAGAGCTTGCCCAAAAAAAGAACTTCAAACTTAACTATCTTTTGAAAATTTCAAATACTCTTTTTGTAGATTTTGAAGATGAAGAGAAGTTTTTAAACCTGAACAGACCAGAAGATTATAACAGAGCTATTCATTTATTGAATCGTGATACGTGA
- a CDS encoding Dabb family protein — MVKHIVFMKFPDKTVLENVKAKLLSMKGNIKELKDIEVGINFSPEERAYHIALTTLFESKEALENYAVHPYHQDIIKYLKSLGVESKVVDYEVENG, encoded by the coding sequence ATGGTAAAACATATAGTTTTTATGAAATTTCCGGACAAAACCGTATTGGAAAATGTCAAAGCAAAGCTTTTGTCGATGAAAGGGAATATAAAAGAGCTGAAAGATATCGAAGTGGGCATAAACTTTTCACCTGAGGAGAGAGCCTACCATATAGCATTGACAACTCTGTTTGAGAGCAAAGAGGCACTTGAAAATTATGCGGTACACCCCTATCATCAGGATATTATAAAATATCTCAAATCTTTGGGAGTCGAGAGCAAAGTTGTAGATTACGAGGTGGAAAATGGCTGA
- the moaC gene encoding cyclic pyranopterin monophosphate synthase MoaC, with protein MADLTHLDEKKRPKMVDVGVKEESQRVAVASGMIKMSREAYEAVINQTTKKGAVLHTAVIAAIMGAKKTPDLIPMCHPLLLTSINCDVEELPELPGFRLTLTCKLRGKTGVEMEALTGVSIGLLTIYDMVKAIDKSMEIKDIRLESKSGGKSGDFVRKG; from the coding sequence ATGGCTGATTTGACACATCTTGACGAAAAAAAACGGCCAAAAATGGTCGATGTGGGAGTAAAAGAAGAGAGCCAGAGGGTTGCAGTCGCAAGCGGTATGATAAAAATGAGCCGCGAAGCGTATGAGGCCGTTATAAACCAGACGACAAAAAAAGGAGCCGTTTTGCATACGGCTGTGATCGCGGCTATCATGGGAGCAAAAAAGACGCCGGATCTGATTCCGATGTGTCATCCACTGCTTCTTACCTCTATAAACTGCGATGTAGAAGAACTTCCCGAACTTCCTGGTTTCAGACTGACACTTACTTGCAAACTGAGAGGAAAAACAGGTGTGGAGATGGAAGCTTTGACCGGTGTAAGCATCGGTCTTTTAACCATTTACGATATGGTAAAAGCTATAGACAAAAGTATGGAGATAAAAGATATAAGACTCGAATCCAAAAGCGGCGGTAAAAGCGGCGATTTCGTCAGAAAAGGGTAA
- a CDS encoding DedA family protein, whose translation MLHGIIEWIVSTVSDLGYIGIFIMMFLESSFFPFPSEVVMIPAGYLASIGKMNIYLAIFSGIAGSLAGAVFNYFLALKLGRSFLSRWGRYLFIKEATLQKMERFFEKHGHISTFSGRLIPAVRQYISLPAGLARMDLALFAFYTSLGAGIWVTILALLGFFIGNNEKLIEEYLHFIIAATLASLSVIIFIYIKLKTKSLLKGERL comes from the coding sequence TTGCTTCACGGCATAATCGAGTGGATAGTCTCTACGGTTTCAGACCTGGGATATATAGGAATTTTTATTATGATGTTTTTGGAAAGCAGCTTTTTCCCTTTTCCGAGCGAAGTGGTAATGATACCTGCAGGATACCTGGCTTCAATCGGTAAAATGAACATCTATCTGGCTATATTTTCAGGTATAGCGGGTTCTTTGGCCGGTGCGGTATTTAACTATTTTCTGGCTTTGAAATTAGGGCGCTCCTTTTTGAGCAGATGGGGAAGATATCTGTTTATCAAAGAAGCGACTCTTCAGAAAATGGAAAGGTTTTTCGAAAAACATGGCCACATCTCCACATTTTCCGGAAGGCTGATTCCTGCTGTCAGACAGTATATATCTTTGCCTGCCGGTCTTGCAAGGATGGATCTGGCTCTTTTTGCTTTTTATACAAGTCTTGGGGCGGGCATATGGGTTACCATACTGGCTCTTCTTGGTTTTTTTATAGGAAATAACGAAAAATTAATAGAAGAGTATCTTCATTTCATCATTGCAGCAACTCTTGCATCTTTATCTGTTATAATATTTATATACATAAAATTAAAAACAAAAAGCCTTTTAAAAGGAGAGAGACTATGA
- a CDS encoding DUF493 domain-containing protein, producing the protein MKEMGDFEQKVQIEYPTVWRYKVIGEDAKKTREAIESAAKNLPCSVTFSKLSTKGKYQSFNADIFVHSEEEREEIYRSLKKHCDITMVL; encoded by the coding sequence ATGAAAGAGATGGGAGATTTTGAACAAAAAGTTCAGATTGAGTATCCAACAGTATGGAGATATAAAGTAATAGGTGAAGACGCCAAAAAAACAAGAGAAGCGATAGAGTCGGCAGCAAAAAATCTTCCTTGTTCCGTAACCTTTTCAAAACTGAGCACAAAGGGAAAATATCAAAGTTTCAATGCTGATATTTTTGTGCACAGCGAAGAGGAGAGAGAAGAGATATACCGCTCTTTGAAAAAACACTGCGATATAACAATGGTTCTTTAG
- a CDS encoding DEAD/DEAH box helicase, with translation MTFQDFNLKQPIMKAIEEAGFKEPSPVQKEAIPLVLQGKDVVAQAHTGTGKTAAFGLPVLNMLELNGEVEALVIVPTRELATQVSDEIFKLGKFLGIRTATVYGGSSYSRQLKHIENASIVVATPGRLLDLLKSGKIELNPTFVVLDEADEMLDMGFLDDIKEIFEFLPSNRQTMLFSATMPNEIKELARKILFNPEFISITKNEITNVNIKQYYYVIDEHERDEALIRLLDYKSPAKSIIFCRMKKEVDRLADFLNAQGYNAKGLHGDMQQRQREEVIRGFKKGNLEILIATDVAARGLDISDVSHVFNYHLPFDSESYVHRIGRTGRAGREGIAVSIVTPHEFKALLRIQKNVGSSLVNKEVPSAKDVSSKKQSSLVESIKEQEVNTEAIELVEALKAEYDISEIAFKLASVVAQNHKVKGSNKIGKSKKEIEWLIKEFVKQKSHSGRGRGHQKRFNRGGQRQRRR, from the coding sequence ATGACATTTCAAGATTTCAATCTTAAACAGCCTATTATGAAGGCAATCGAAGAAGCAGGATTCAAAGAACCAAGTCCTGTTCAAAAAGAAGCGATACCATTGGTTCTTCAAGGAAAAGACGTAGTAGCTCAGGCACACACAGGGACAGGAAAAACTGCAGCATTCGGACTGCCGGTGCTTAATATGCTAGAATTAAACGGCGAAGTTGAAGCTTTGGTAATTGTCCCTACAAGAGAACTTGCGACTCAGGTAAGTGACGAGATATTCAAACTGGGCAAGTTTTTAGGGATCAGAACTGCCACTGTTTACGGAGGCTCATCCTATTCCAGACAGCTGAAGCATATAGAAAATGCCTCTATTGTCGTTGCAACTCCCGGAAGGCTTCTTGATCTTCTCAAAAGCGGGAAAATAGAACTAAACCCTACTTTCGTTGTTCTCGACGAAGCAGATGAGATGCTCGATATGGGATTTTTGGACGATATAAAAGAGATTTTCGAATTTTTGCCTTCAAACAGACAGACGATGCTTTTCAGCGCGACAATGCCAAACGAGATAAAAGAGCTTGCAAGAAAAATACTCTTCAACCCTGAATTTATATCCATTACAAAAAACGAAATAACAAACGTAAACATTAAACAGTACTATTATGTAATTGACGAGCATGAAAGGGATGAAGCTCTTATAAGGCTTCTGGACTACAAATCTCCTGCCAAGTCGATAATTTTCTGTAGAATGAAAAAAGAGGTTGATAGACTTGCAGATTTTCTAAATGCACAGGGATACAATGCGAAAGGTCTCCACGGAGACATGCAGCAAAGACAAAGAGAAGAAGTTATCAGAGGATTTAAAAAAGGAAATCTGGAGATACTGATAGCGACAGATGTTGCGGCAAGAGGTCTGGATATCAGCGATGTTTCCCATGTATTTAACTATCACCTTCCCTTTGACAGTGAAAGTTATGTCCATAGAATAGGAAGAACGGGAAGAGCTGGAAGAGAAGGCATTGCAGTATCTATAGTCACTCCACATGAGTTCAAAGCGCTTCTTAGGATACAGAAAAACGTTGGAAGCTCCCTTGTAAATAAAGAGGTTCCTTCAGCAAAAGATGTTAGCAGCAAAAAACAGTCATCTCTTGTGGAGTCTATAAAAGAGCAGGAAGTAAATACTGAAGCTATCGAACTTGTAGAAGCCCTTAAAGCAGAGTATGATATCTCAGAAATAGCTTTCAAATTGGCTTCAGTTGTTGCCCAAAACCATAAGGTAAAAGGTTCCAACAAAATAGGAAAGAGCAAAAAAGAGATCGAGTGGCTGATTAAAGAGTTCGTGAAGCAAAAATCTCATTCAGGCAGAGGCAGAGGCCACCAAAAAAGATTCAACAGAGGCGGACAGAGGCAAAGAAGAAGATAA
- a CDS encoding cation:proton antiporter, protein MDAHSFFLALFLILVTARILGELFARLGIPSVLGELSAGILLGASGFGIIEPNEALKLLAEIGIILLLFEVGLETDIKRLKEAGFKSLIVALFGAVFPFAAAFIISYYYFHLDIYTSMFVGGTLTATSIGITLRVLKDLHKEQTSVAQIVIGAAVIDDIIGVILLVFIYDFSVSKTLDMSNVASVSLFILMFLLLAPALANIMSELIRKFDKHNRVPGFIPTVIISLILLFAYLSKEFGAPEILGSFAAGLALSRRFFLPFGLGLKKDEYFVKKVENAMTPIIQLFTPIFFVMVGLSMNLKAIDFTSSIFWEMSLAFLVIAVLGKYLGAFLITAKCTLNKVLIGISMVPRGEVGLIFAEIGRLNGILSNEIYAVLIFVIVVTTLIPPFLLKYLFKFECA, encoded by the coding sequence ATGGATGCACACAGTTTTTTCCTTGCGCTTTTTCTTATACTTGTAACAGCGAGAATCCTTGGTGAACTGTTTGCAAGACTCGGCATTCCTTCAGTATTGGGAGAGCTAAGTGCCGGCATACTTTTAGGGGCTTCCGGGTTTGGTATCATAGAGCCAAATGAAGCTTTAAAACTTCTTGCCGAAATAGGAATAATCCTTCTTCTTTTCGAAGTGGGTCTTGAAACAGATATAAAAAGGCTCAAAGAAGCCGGTTTCAAATCGCTTATAGTAGCACTTTTCGGAGCAGTTTTTCCATTTGCGGCAGCTTTTATAATCAGTTACTACTATTTCCATCTGGATATATACACATCCATGTTCGTTGGCGGAACTCTTACAGCCACAAGCATAGGTATCACACTCAGAGTCCTCAAAGATCTTCACAAAGAACAAACCTCGGTTGCTCAGATAGTGATAGGTGCGGCAGTAATAGACGACATCATAGGTGTTATTTTGCTCGTGTTTATATACGATTTTTCTGTTTCAAAAACACTCGATATGTCAAATGTTGCATCCGTATCTCTGTTTATTCTCATGTTTCTTCTGTTGGCTCCCGCCCTTGCAAATATCATGTCCGAACTGATAAGAAAGTTCGACAAACACAATAGGGTCCCGGGGTTTATACCAACAGTCATAATATCTCTCATTCTTCTGTTTGCGTATCTTTCAAAAGAGTTTGGAGCCCCTGAAATACTCGGCTCTTTTGCTGCGGGTCTGGCTCTTTCAAGAAGGTTTTTTCTTCCTTTCGGACTGGGTCTTAAAAAAGATGAATACTTTGTAAAAAAAGTGGAAAATGCAATGACACCGATTATCCAGCTTTTTACACCGATTTTTTTCGTTATGGTGGGACTATCGATGAATCTAAAAGCCATAGATTTTACATCTTCAATATTTTGGGAAATGTCACTGGCATTTTTAGTCATTGCGGTTTTGGGAAAATATCTTGGTGCTTTTTTGATAACCGCAAAATGTACGCTGAACAAAGTTCTTATAGGAATCTCAATGGTACCGAGAGGCGAGGTGGGACTGATATTTGCAGAGATAGGAAGATTAAACGGTATACTTAGCAACGAAATATATGCTGTTTTGATTTTTGTAATTGTAGTAACTACTTTAATACCGCCCTTTTTGCTCAAATATCTTTTCAAATTCGAATGCGCCTGA
- a CDS encoding class II aldolase/adducin family protein: MRGKKRGDSRDVWRYFMIDGVIKYEFVHTMCRALEKELWEDIEMVRQRLVCLKLIGEYGGIGYGNISKRVKKSSFVVTGTQTGHLKEMDGNFYALVEEYDDRRFFLKSRGGVKPSSESLTHATIYNLDEKIGAVIHIHSNRIWEYMLQNGYLATGEDTEYGSLEMIDEVNALYAKFNPLSDPLFAMAGHKDGVMVFGRNLKEAEGKLLELVGEVLKA; this comes from the coding sequence TTGCGAGGCAAAAAAAGAGGCGATAGCAGAGATGTTTGGAGATATTTTATGATAGATGGTGTTATAAAGTACGAATTTGTGCATACAATGTGCCGGGCTTTGGAAAAAGAGCTCTGGGAAGATATCGAAATGGTAAGACAGAGGCTTGTCTGTCTGAAACTCATAGGAGAGTATGGAGGCATAGGATACGGAAATATAAGCAAGAGAGTTAAAAAGAGCTCTTTTGTGGTTACAGGTACGCAAACGGGACATCTGAAGGAGATGGACGGGAACTTTTATGCTCTGGTGGAAGAGTATGATGACAGGAGATTTTTTTTAAAATCACGCGGCGGAGTGAAACCTAGCAGCGAAAGCCTCACCCATGCCACGATATACAATCTGGACGAAAAAATAGGGGCAGTTATACATATACATTCAAACAGAATCTGGGAGTATATGCTTCAAAACGGATATCTTGCCACAGGCGAAGATACCGAGTACGGATCTTTGGAAATGATAGATGAGGTAAACGCCCTTTATGCTAAGTTCAATCCTCTCTCAGACCCTCTCTTTGCCATGGCGGGACATAAAGACGGAGTAATGGTATTTGGCAGAAATCTAAAAGAGGCTGAAGGAAAACTACTGGAACTTGTAGGAGAGGTTTTAAAGGCGTGA